A segment of the Butyrivibrio fibrisolvens genome:
ATAAGAGATAGCTCGCTCTTAACATTATCTGCAACATAATCAGGTACGTCAGTGCTATCGTCAAGAAGACTTGCTCCAACTGCAAAATATGCAACATTTAAAAGCGCCGCATTCTCCCAGTCGGTTCCCTTTAAAGCTTCATACTGCTCTTTGGATGCATCCAGCATCTCTTTACCAAGCTCTGCAAGTTCTGATGACAGGTATTCTTTCTCTGTCTTCTTAAGAAGGTATGTGAAGTAGAGATGATAAGTATGCATCATGGAGTCGACCGTTACGAAGTTACACTTTTGCAGATAACGGTTCATCTCATATGAATCAAAAAATTCATATCCCGTATTATAAGGAGATATTACAAAACCGTCTGTCGCAAGCGCTGTAAGGAAGTCTTCGCTATAATAGCTGTAATCCTCTATATTAGCAACATTAGATAGATCACTTTCTGGTACAAGGCCATCTGCCTTAACTGTATACTCTACAGTCTCTTCTGAAAAAAGACCATTAAGCATATTTGTTCTTTCAAGTGACTCTACAGATACAGTAGTTGTGTTTGAAGAAGTCGTTGCAGCAGTTGTCGCATCTTTGGTAGAAGCTTCCTGCGCATTTGAAGATGTTTCAGATTCTGCAGAATCCTTGCTACTTGCATCATCGGAAGATTTACCCAGATTAATATCTGCGCATCCTGCTGCCTGGATTACCAGTGAAGTTGCAAGTAAAACTGCTCCTGTTTTCTTAAGATTCTTTTTCATAATATAACCTCTTATCGCGAGTGAAACGAGAGACTAATGGTTGGAAGTGGCAGAGCTCGCGATGTCACTTCTTAAAGCTTGGAAATATTTATATTTTCAAGCTCATAACCTCATCCACAATATTATTGCTATAAATAATGATAGTAAAAATATATTAATTCTGCAAATTGCCCGAAAATTTTCATTTAAATAGATTTCTATGAATCGGTGAATTGCAAATTGACATTAACTTATAACAGGAAAGCTACTAATTAAATCATATGTCGATTTTAAAAATAACCTTATTTTTTCTTAGGGTCTTAGGAGCTGCAGTACAGCGTGTTTACGTAAGCGGATAAGACCCTTAGAAAAAACAAGGTTATTTTTACATGAGACATATGATTTAATTAGCAGCTTTCCTGAGGCTAAGCCTAACCTCACAGCCTGAACTCCGCATAATTCCCCGGCTCATCTGGCTTCTGTCCACCATCTATACGAAGTCCGGAAGTTACATCGTCTTCCTGCTGTGCAAGCTCATCTTTTGCATAGCTGAACTCATCAGATGAAAGAAGCGTTTCTACATTTATATCGGGACGCTGGTAAAGGATATCAAGAAGCTCTATGAAATCCCTTATAACTTCTCTTGGTGTTATATGCGAATCTGCCCCGATCCTTCCATACTCTATCCTTATGAAAACAGCAAGATCGTTGTCTGACAGATTGTTCTCATATCCATAAAGCTGCGAGTGAATCTCGCAAAGCTTACCGCACAGTACCAGCATCTCTTCTGCTGTAAGAGGTTCAAGTCTTATAACAGGTGCCAGCATATCCCTTGCGCCCTCTTTGGAGAACTTACCATCAGCAAGTCTTGAACGAAGAGCTTCGTAGCTGTAGACACCTCTTCTTGGATCCTCAATGGATTGAGGCGTTCCGCACATGATAAAGCCAAGATATCTGGCCTTACCCTGAAGAGTATCATTGTACATGGTCAGCATCTTCTCATAGTTGTATTGTCTTGTTATTGAATTGGGAATCTTATAGATATTAACAAGCTCATCTATCATGATCATCATTCCGGTATAACCCGCCTGCTGCAAGAACCTTGCAAAAAGCTTCATATATTCATACCAGTCATCATCCGTGATCACGATGTTAACTCCAAGCTCTGCCTTGGCTTCAGTCTTATTGATATACTCTCCCCTCAGCCATTTAATTACTTTCGCCTTGGTATCCTCATCTCCGTCTATGTATGATCTGTAATACATAGTAAGTAGCTTTGCAAAGTCGAAACCGTGAACCAGCTCGTTCATAGAGGAGATCACTGCAAAGATTTTTTTCTCAACTTCTATGGAAAAAGAATCTGAGTCAGGCATGATACCTTCAGCTACAACCTGAGATTGAACATTCTGGATCCACTTATCTAATATGAGAGTCAGCGCTCCGCCTTCAGGCCTTGTCTTGGTGGACATGTTCTGGATGAGTTCTTTGTAGGTAGCAAGGCCCTGGCCCTTGTTACCATGAAGTCTTCTGTCAGGTGAAAGGTCGGCATCTACTACTACAAAACCCTTATCCATGACATAGTTTCGTATTGTCTGAAGAAGGAAACTCTTACCGCTTCCATACTTACCATTAATAAATCTGAATGATGCACCACCATCTGCAATGATATCCACATCATGAAGAAGTGCGTCTATCTCGTTTTTACGTCCAACAGTAATATAAGGAAGTCCTATACGCGGTACTACACCGCCCTTAAGCGACTGTATAACTGTGCTTGCTATTCTTTTTGGGATCTTTCTTGTTGTATTATTTTTGTTTTCCATTTTAATGCTTTACCTTTTTTGAGTGCTTTTTCTGTGAAAATGTGATAATATTGAAACTCGTGCGTTTTGCAATATGCCAAAAATAATTTTCTATCTTGACTGAAATACTATGTTTATAGAAAATATACAATTGGTATACATGCTAAACGCCTACAAATTTAATATTGAAAAAACTTATCGTTAAACAGTTAATCATTTGACATTTGCGCGATAAAACGATAAGTGATATCATTTGATTACGACTAAAAGCTAATGTTATAACGATAATTATCCGATATAACATTGTAGGCTAATTACAGACATTTGGCTATTACCTACTACTGACATCTTGGGAAATTGACTTATATTGAAAGGAGGAATAATATGTCCAAATATTCCTGTGCTGTATCCAAAAAAACGTTTATCAAATTCCTGGCACTAGCCCTTTTAGTGCTCTCTATTTGGAGTCCGCTACGGTCCTATGCTGATGGGTCCCCTGTCTCCAAATGCAGTTCTACTGTCAAAGATTCTACTGTTACTACCTATTCTACATACTACTTGAGTTTTATTCCAGCGGCTCTTCAGGATATTTATGTTGCAGATGGTGGTAATATTCGTGTATATGCAGAAAACGATCCACTTCCTGAGATAGATACCTCCGGCTGGACTAATGTCGGCAATATCATAGGCTATTTTGAATGGAGCAGCGGTCCACTTATCATGCTCAGTACTAAGCCTGTAGAGAGACCCAAAGCCTGTGTAACTGACCAGGCCCAGATTTCCATATGCCATGAATTCGGCCATTATATCACAATTAAATCCAATATGCTCCGTGGAATATCCACTGATTACAGGATTTCTGCTGAATTTGAGGCTGCCTTTAATGCAGAGAAAAACAATTATACCCTTTCTTCCTGCAAGCTTCCATCAGGATATAAGAAAAACATAAGCCGTGCCGCTGCATCTGTAGAGTTTTATGCGACTATCTTTGCAGGTCTTATGCTGTATCCTGAGGATACAATGGCTACATTCCCCACATGCTCTGCGCTTGTGCTTGACGACATGAACTACATCATTAACAATGCTGGTGTTAAATGATGACCTCTTTTGTAACCGCCTTCGGGCGGTTATTTTTTGGAAAAAAACCTGTTTTACGTAATTCTAATATATGTCCAAAGATAATTATTTTCTAAATTCTCTATGTTATAATCTCTTTTATGAAAAAAGTGGGATTTTAAATTGGAGGATTTTGTTTTTTGGATACGAAAAAAGTTTTATGGGGAATTGTAATATTTCTTTTGTCACTCGTTGTTATCTATAAAATTTGTAATATCTTTATTACCCCGGTAGATCCATTATATCCATTAGATGCAATCTATGAATATGATGACCAGGAAATATCTGTAAGGAAGCTTTTTGAGGCATCTTATGAAGATATCCATTATTCAGCTTATTGGTCTGTTACTGGATCGTATAGTGAAAGGACTGAATCTTATCATTCTTCTTATAGAGCACCAGGTTCATCACCATATGAAATACTCAATAAATCTATCAATATCAAATATGACCATTACTATAAAGATGAAGATAATGTGTTGGGAATATTGGATGGAGAATGTATTGAACCTTATTATGAGTTTACGTGTTATGGCGATCTCGACGAACAAAGCACAATCTCAACTTACAGTTATTATGTGGGAATAATCAATGGATATAAAAAAACAGCTTACGGATACTCTGGTCATGAATGTAGTGAACGTTTTGAAGTTGATAAAATTCTTATGCCTAACTTAGATAATTTGACAAAAGTTGCAATTTATTTTGATGGATCAGTAGATGAGCAGGGACATTTTGTAGTGAAATTTGTAGGAAATAAACTTCCTTGTATTGCACCTGCTTTTGGGGGTGATGGTTCACGCTCTCCTTTTAATGAAGCTGAATATACATTTGATGCCCAAACAAGAAAGCTTGTTAAGGTTACGCTTAAATATGAATATTCACATGGAGGATGTAATGGACCTTTTTCAGTAGAGAGTATATGTTTGGAACTGACAATTAATGATTTAGCCTATGGTGATTACGAAATACCAGATGTTCCCAATATGGTATGCGATAATTCTATCCTAAGTGGTGCTCTTACAGGAGAAGGAACATTTAAACCAAGCTCTGTTATTAGAAACGATGCTTCTGAAAAGAGCAGCCTTTCAAGTACTATTTCAAATATTTGGCAAAATGCTGTTTCCTCAATACCAAAAGAGTCATGTACCGTTGATGAGATTTCAGAAAGTCTTTCATATAATGCTATTGAATACGGTATGAACATTGTAAAAAAAGACTATTATATGAATAGATATGAGAACGCTATTTACATAAGATATCTCATAACCCAGGATGAAAATGAAATAGGCTATATTTTAATGCCGCTTACAGTCTATAGTGCCCAGCTTTGCAACGAAAACAATATATTAATATTTGCTGGTGATGAATTATTTGCATGGGAAGATGGAACCATATGGATAAATCACAGGATTACCTCAAGTATTACTACAGATACATACTACAGGTTATACACAGATGGTATATTAAAGCTTGATCATAGAATTACCAGAGAATCAGCTTTTTCAAGACTCTCAAAAACAGAAGAACTCTCCCTGTTTTCATATGGAGATTTTTCAGAATTACATAGATTTGTAAAAGAGCATTCTGACTCAGGTTATACTAGAATGGATAAGTATGAAATTCGAGAAAATGGATATTTTAATACTTATTATGTAGTAGAGAACACAACATATTCAAAGCATCTTTCAGAAGAATATG
Coding sequences within it:
- a CDS encoding ATP-binding protein, whose translation is MENKNNTTRKIPKRIASTVIQSLKGGVVPRIGLPYITVGRKNEIDALLHDVDIIADGGASFRFINGKYGSGKSFLLQTIRNYVMDKGFVVVDADLSPDRRLHGNKGQGLATYKELIQNMSTKTRPEGGALTLILDKWIQNVQSQVVAEGIMPDSDSFSIEVEKKIFAVISSMNELVHGFDFAKLLTMYYRSYIDGDEDTKAKVIKWLRGEYINKTEAKAELGVNIVITDDDWYEYMKLFARFLQQAGYTGMMIMIDELVNIYKIPNSITRQYNYEKMLTMYNDTLQGKARYLGFIMCGTPQSIEDPRRGVYSYEALRSRLADGKFSKEGARDMLAPVIRLEPLTAEEMLVLCGKLCEIHSQLYGYENNLSDNDLAVFIRIEYGRIGADSHITPREVIRDFIELLDILYQRPDINVETLLSSDEFSYAKDELAQQEDDVTSGLRIDGGQKPDEPGNYAEFRL